The genome window ACTTGGTCGCTACAAAATGGAACTGCGTTTAAAAATTGGTTTGGACTTTATTGTAACAATTGTGGTGATATTATTCCATGTTTGACAAATGTTTTGAGTTTCGTTATTCTTATTTTAACCTATCCGTTTTGGGTATGGTTTAAAAATGACTTGAAAAAGAAATGGTTAGAAAAACAAGATGAAAGATATAAAAACCTTGATTTGGAAAGTCCATTAAATCCATTAAAAAAACGAACTTGGATAATATCCGGTTTAATTTGGGGCTTATTAATGTTTATAACAATGACTTTTATTTTTCCTTTTTTTAATGGAGATTCAATTACTTTGAAGAAATCTCTTCTTAGTATTCCAGTGTGGTCAATCGCCGGACTTGGATTTGGATATTCTATGAAGTTTTTTACAACTAAAAAAGGGAAAAATACTGACACCAATAAAGTTTTATAGATAGTGGGATTCAAATCACACTATTTTCAATTTCCATTTGCCTTGTTTAAATAAATAGGCGGCTAAAATTGTCATTACAATTTCGGCAATTATTATTGATAAAAACACCCCTTCTTCTCTCATGCCAAATGGTAAAGAAAGTATGTAAGCTATTGGAATTTCAATTATCCAAAAGCTAATGAAATTGATTTTTGTTGGTGTAATTGTGTCGCCGGCTCCATTAAAGGCATTTGCGAGAACCATTCCAAGTCCATAGGCTATAAATCCGAAACTCACAATTCGTAAACATGACGAACCACTTGAGACCACTACAGGATCATCAATAAATAGTTTTACGAAAAAATCAGGAAAAATCACAAAAATAATCCCCATTATCCCCATAATAATCATGTTTATTTTTCCAGTTATCCAAACCGATTTTTCTGCTCTGTCTGGTTTGTTTGCTCCAAGATTTTGGCCAACAAGTGTAGCAGCAGCATTGCTAATTCCCCATGAGGGAAGTAATGAAAATATTATTATTCTGATTGCAATAGTGTAGCCGGCAACAATTTCGCTTCCGAAAATAGAAATTATTCTTACTAAGCCTATCCAGCTCGAAGTTGCAATAAGATATTGAAAAATACCTCCATAGGAAATCTTAATAAGTTTGCGTATAACTTTAAAATCTATTTTTAAAATTGACAAGTCAAGTTTGATTCTGTGCTTCCCACTAAAAAGTAGATAAAACTGAAAAATTACTGCCGTTCCTCTCCCAATATTTGTAGCAATTGCAGCTCCTTTAACTCCAAGTTCAGGGAACGGACCAATGCCAAAAATCAAAAGTGGATCTAATATTAAATTCAAAATATTTGCCAGCCACAAAACTCGCATAGATATTGCTGCATCGCCGGAACTTCGGAAAATTGCATTAATAATGAACAAGAGCATTATTATTCCATTTCCACCAAGCATAATGGTGGCATATCCCGACATGTTTTCAACAATTTCTGTGCTTGCTCCCATCAATTCTAGAATTTGCTTCGAGAAAATTACACCGGGAATTGCTATGATAGAAGAAAACAAAATTCCAAGTAAAATTGCTTGAAAGGCTGCAATTGACGCATCTCTGTTCTTTTTTTCGCCTATACGGCGTGAAACCAGAGCTGTAGTTGCCATGCTCAGCCCAACACTGATTGCATAAATAATTGTAATTAATGATTCGGTTATGCCAACAGTGGCAACTGCATCGGCACCAAGTTCGGATACAAATTTAATATCAACAACTGCAAATATCGATTCCATGATCATTTCAAGAACCATCGGAATCGACAGAAGGAATATTGCTTTTTTTAAACTTCCTTTTGTGAAATCCTGATCGGAACCACTAATTGCTTTTTTTACATCTTTTAAAAGGTAGTTTATTCGGCTATAATATTTGAGTTTTGCAAAGTTCACAACTTATTATGCGTTCTCGATTAACTCTTTAATATCTTTCCATTTTTGATTATTCATTTTTGCTCCTATAACTTCAATAACCTTTCCCGAAAGAATTGATCCAAAATTTCCGCATTTTTGCATAGCGAAATTGTTGATTAATCCATATAAAAAACCTGCAGCGTAAAGGTCACCTGCGCCTGTTGTGTCGATACTGTTTGCTTCGATTACATCAATTTTATATGTTTCATTTTTTGTTTTTATTAGCGAGCCATGTTTCCCAATTTTTACGATGGCAATATCGCAATATTCTGAAATTTCATTCACTGCATCTTTTGGCTCTTTACCGGTAAAAGCTTTTGCTTCTTCTTCGTTTGCAAAAACAATATCAACATAATTTTTTACCAGAGATTTTAGGAATTCCAAATTTTCTTCTACAACATTAAAGCTTGCCATGTCAATAGAAACAATCAGATTATTCTCTTTTGCAAGTTTCACAGCTTTGTTCAACAAATCGTGATTTTGCACCAAATATCCTTCGATATGAAAATAATCGAATCCTTCGAAAGTCTCCTTTTTGATATCATCGGCAGAAAGTTCAATAGCTGCTCCAAGAAAAGTTGCAAAAGTCCGCTCAGAATCGGGACTAACTAAAGCAATTGCAATTCCCGACTCGTTTTGACTTTTATATAGTTTTGGATTAATTCCACTGTTCTCTAAATCTTCTTTGAAAAAATTACCAAAATTGTCGTTTCCAATTTTTCCAACAAATCCTGTTTCAACGCCAAGTTTAGCCAAACCATGAATAGTGTTGGCTGCAGAACCACCTGATGATTGCCTCTTTTCCAAGTTTTGTGTGCAACTTACAACTCTATTAATAAATTCTTTGTCGGCAAGTTGCATTGAGCCTTTTGCCAAATTCAATTGCTCTAAAAGTTCGTCATTATTCAGAGATGTCATAATATCTACAAGGGCATTGCCCATTCCTAAAACCTTTTTCATAACTGTAAAAAAAATAAAAATATTTTTGCAAAGCTATTGTTTATTTTAAAAATTGCTATTATTTTTGCACCGCAATTTTGAGATTGTATTTTACTTATTGAAATTCCTCATTAGCTCAGTTGGTTAGAGCATCTGACTGTTAATCAGAGGGTCCTTAGTTCGAGTCTAAGATGAGGAGCAAAAGAGGGCAAGTTGAAAAACTTGTCCTCTTTTTGTTTTATAAACTTGTTTTTTTGACAGCTCAGTTGGCTATAGTCCCGATTTGTCGGGATTAGTCAGTGGTTTCTAAGTTCGAGTCATTTACTAAAAAATCCAATAAATTGATACACTTGTGTTAAAATCATTTTTGATAAAAAAACTATACAAAATGCTTTACAGTTTTGCAAATTGCCAAAATTTGAACTTTGATAATAATAAGGTATAATTTTTACCAAAATACTTTTGAAAGAAATAATTATTGTAGTTTATTTGCAAAAAATTTATTAACCAAAATATTTAGTGATGAAAAAAGTAATAATTTTAGTTATCAGTTTCTTAATGACAATAAACATGAGTCGCGCCGATGAAGGCATGTGGCTTTTGTCTTTATTAAACAAGATGAATTTGCAAACAAAAGGGCTAAAACTTAGTCCGGAGCAAATTTATAGCATTAATAATTCAAGTTTGAAAGATGCTGTTGTAGGTTTAGGAAATGAAGGAAATCCATTTGGGTTTTATTGTACCGGAGAAATTGTTTCAGGCAAAGGTTTAATACTTACAAACCATCATTGCGGATTCTCAAGTATTCAAAGCCACAGTACTCCCGAACATGATTATCTTGCTGATGGATTTTGGGCACGTTCAATAGAAGAAGAGCTGATAAATGAATCAACAACTGCTTCAATATTAATTAGAATTGAAGATGTTACAGAACAAATTGCTTCTGAGCTAAAAGATGATATGACTGAAAAAGAACGAAGAAAAGTTATTTCTGAAATTGCAGGTAAAATTGAAGAAGAAGCAACTAAAGATACTGAATATGGCTCATCTGTGAAGTCGATGTTTGGTGGAAACCAGTTTTTCCTTTTTGTTTATGAAACATTTTTAGATGTTCGTCTCGTAGGTGCACCTCCTTCATCTATTGGAAAATTTGGTGGCGACACAGATAATTGGATGTGGCCTCGACATACTGGCGATTTTTCAATGTTCAGAATATATACTGGTCCTGAAGGCAAACCTGCAAAATATGCAAAAGAAAATATCCCACTGAAACCGCGACATTCTTTCCCAATTTCATTGAAAGGAATTGAAGAAAACGATTTTGCTATGGTTATGGGTTTCCCTGGTAGCACTGACAGATATCTTACATCTTATGGAATTAGTGAAGCATTGGATATTACAAATCCTACAAGAATAAAAATACGAGATAAAAAACTGAAAATAATGAAAGAAGGTATTGATGCCTCTCAAAAAACTCGTATTCAGTATGCTGCAAAATATGCACAAACTGCAAACTATTGGAAATATTTCATTGGACAAAGCCAAGGTTTAAAAAGACTTAAAGTTTTAGAACAAAAACAAGAACTTGAAAACAAAATTGCAAGCTGGATCAATGCCGATCAGAAAAGAAAAGAAAAATATGGTGAAGCAATCAAACTTATTGAAGAAGCATATAATTTGAGAAAGGAATATGCAAAAACCAATGCTTTTTATGGTGAATCTGTTTTTCAAGGAGCAGAAATTTTGCTATTTTCATATCAATCTAAAGGAATCTTGAAAGTTTTAGAAAACTCAAAAGACGATCAGGCTGCAATTGATGAAGTATTAAAGGGAATGCAAGAAACAACTGCAGATTATTTCAAGGACTATAATGCATCAATCGACCAAAAATTGCTTGCCGAAATGATGACAATGTTTGTTGCTGAAATCCCGGTAGCACACCAACCGGATATGCTTATAGAAATAAACAAAAAATTCAAAGGCGATTTCGATAAATTTGCAAAGAAAGTATTCGAGAAGTCAGTTTTTGCAGACCAAGCCAGGATGGGAGCATTCTTGAAGAATCCGAAAGCCAAACAGATTGAAAAAGACATGGCATATAAATTAGTAAATTCCTTTATTAAAAAATATATGGATTTAAGAGGAAAACAAGGAAAATTCTCAACTACATTGAATAAAGGAAATCGTTTGTTTATTGCTGCACTTTTAGAGATGGATAAAAATAATATTAACGATTATTATCCAAACGCAAACTCAACAATTCGTTTGACATACGGAACAGTTGGCGATTATATTCCAAGAGATGCTGTTCATTACGACTATTATACAACTCTGAAAGGTTACATTGAAAAAGAAGACCCGAGTACAACCGAATTTGTAGTTCCTGAAAAACTAAAAGAACTTTACTACAAAAAAGATTTTGGAAAATATGCCATGAAAAATGGCGAAATGCCTGTTTGTTTCACTACAAACAACGACATTACCGGTGGAAATTCTGGAAGTCCGGTTTTAAATGCAGATGGCGAACTTATTGGAATAGCATTCGATGGAAATTGGGAAGCAATGAGTGGTGATATAGAATTTGAAGACCAACTGCAAAAATGTATAAATGTTGATATAAGATATGTTATGTTTGTTATTGACAAATATGCAGGAGCAAAAAATTTAATCAAAGAGATGAAGTTAGTTGAGAAGAAACGAGTTCCAATTAAGCATAGTCTTCCGGTAGGAATGTAAAAAAATAATTAATTGAAATATAAATTGAAAGGCTCATTTTATTTTGAGCCTTTTTTTTATGAGAAAAAACAAGTCATGAAAATAAATTTTGTAGAAATATTTGCTGCATTTATGGTGCTTTTTGCAGTAATAGACATTATTGGTTCAATACCAATTATTCTTGGAATAAAAGAAAAAAGTGGAGAAATTAAATCTGAAAAAGCTAGCATTACAGCTTTCATAATAATGTTTTTATTCTTATTCATCGGCGAGCCACTATTAAATATTTTTGGAGTAGATATATCTTCATTTGCAATAGCCGGTGCCATAGTTTTATTTTTGCTATCTATGGAAATGGTTCTTGGAATAGAACTATTCAAAAATGATGAAAGTGGAGGAAATTCTATAGTCCCAATAGCTTTCCCTTTGGTGGCAGGAGCTGGTTCAATAACATCTCTGCTTTCGCTTAAAGCTGAGTATCAGACAATTAATATTGCTATTGCCCTTACTCTAAATTTAATTTTGGTTTATGTAGTTTTAAAATCGACCAAATGGTTTGAGAGAATTCTCGGAAAAGAAGGAATACACATTTTGCGTAAGGTTTTTGGGATAATTCTGTTGGCAATTGCAATTAAACTCTTTATTTCAAATACAGGCATCAATATTTCAAATTAGTTATCTAAAATTTAATATTGAAGGTATTTTTGTATTTCTAAGAATTAATGTAAAAGAAACATTATTTTTGAATTTTAGAGTTAAAGTGTAAACATACGATAGCGAACCTATTATGCCTGAAATTGTAATATATACCGATGGAGCAGCAAGAGGAAATCCTGGCCCCGGAGGCTACGGTATAGTTTTAAAATCGGGAAAACACCGAAAAGAATTGTCGCAGGGATTTAAACATACAACTAACAATCGCATGGAATTGTTGGCTGTGATAGTAGCTCTCGAACAATTAAAAGTTGAAAAAAGCAAGGTAAAGATATATACCGATTCAAGATATGTTGTCGATGCTGTAGAAAAAAGTTGGGTTTTTCAGTGGGAAAAAAAACGATTCAAGAACAAAAAAAATCCAGACCTTTGGCAAAGATTTTTAGAAATTTATCCAAAACACAATGTTAAATTCTTTTGGGTGAAAGGACATTCTAATAATGTTGAAAATGAAAAATGCGACAGATTGGCTGTGGAGGCATCATACAAAGCTGACTTGCTTGAAGATATAGGATATATAAATTCTCAATCACCAGACGCAAATTTGAAATTAGGAATTTGAGATTTCTATTTCAGTGAAAAATAAAATATGAAAACATATGGACTAATTGGGAAAAACTTAAGTCATTCATTTTCGAAACCATTTTTTGAAAAGAAATTTGAAAATGAAAGTATCATAGACTCGGAATATCTAAATTTCACCTTATCAAAAATTGAAGAATTACCCAATTTAATTTCATCATTACCAGATTTATGCGGACTAAATGTAACAATCCCTTACAAGGAAGAGGTTATTAAATATCTTGACAAACTCGACCAAACTGCCTTAGAAATTGGTGCAGTTAATACAATAAAAATCCACAGAACTAAAAACAGAACTGAACTGGTAGGATTTAATACCGACATTTTTGGATTTGAAAATTCTATAAAATCACATATAAATTCTAAAATAAAAAAGGCACTTGTTTTAGGTATGGGAGGTGCTGCAAAATCGGTTGCTTATGTTTTAAAAAAGTTTTCTATTGATATTATATTTGTTTCAAGAAATGCGAATTCGAAAAATTGTATTTCTTTTGAAAATTTATCGCAAGAAGATATTCAGAAATCGCAACTAATTATCAATACAACACCTATTGGAATGTTCCCGGATTGTGAGAATTTTCTGAAAATTCCATATCAATTTATAGGGAAAGAGCAGCTTGTTTTTGATTTAATTTACAATCCTTCGGAAACAATGTTTTTGAAATTTAGCAAACAAAATAAAGCAAAAACAATTAATGGTCTGAAAATGTTGGAACTACAAGCTGAAGAATCTTGGAAAATATTTCAACAACCATTAGAAAAAAATTATACTTTTGGTAAATAAATTAATGCACCGTGGTTGAAAATAATAATATCAGAGGATGACTCTTGAGAAATTGGAAAATGAAAAAATTGAGATTAACTTACTTTTAGAAGCCATTTTTCTAAAATATGGTTACGATTTCAGAAATTATGGAAAAGCTCATATCCGCCGGAGGATAATGCACAGGTTGTCGATATCAGGAATCCCAAACGTATTTGAGTTGTTAAAGAAAGTTTTATATGATGTGGCTTTTTTCAATAAGTTTCTAATGGATTTTTCGATAAATGTTACAGAAATGTTTCGAGATCCTCTGTTTTATAAATCAGTTCGTAAAGAAGTGATTCCTATTTTGAAAACATACCCTTTTCTGAAAATTTGGCATGCAGGATGTTCGTCGGGGGAGGAGGTATATTCCATGGCAATTTTGTTGCAAGAAGAAGGATTGTTAGAAAAAACACAAATTTATGCTACCGATTTCAACCAGTCTATTTTACAAAAAGCAAAAGACGGCATTTACCCAATCAAATATTTGAAAGAATATACATCAAATTATCAAAATGCTGGGGGTTTGGCTTCATTTTCAGATTATTATAATGCTAATTACGATTCGGCAATTTTTCATAATTCATTGAAAAAGAATATTGTTTTTGCAGATCATAATTTAGTTTTCGATGGAGTGTTCGGCGAAATGAATATGATAGTTTGCAGAAATGTTCTCATATATTTCGATAAAGTTTTGCAAAATAAAGTTATCAAACTTTTTAAAGAAAGCCTAATACCCGGCGGTGTTTTATGCTTAGGATCAAAAGAAAGCCTAAAGTTTTCGGAGCAGTACTATTCTTTCGAACCCTTGTTTGAAAAAGAAAAGATTTATAGAAAAGTTTATAAAAAATAAACAACACATTTCATTAAAGTTCTGACTTACTTTTTAGATGAAAAAAAAGAGAAAATATGAGGCTATTGTTATTGGTGTTTCAGCCGGAGGCATGGCAGCATTAAATACTATTATGCCTGCTTTGCCAAAAAATTTCTCTATACCAATTCTTATTGTTCAGCACATTAGCCCAAGAAGCGAAAACTATCTTGTGCACATTTTGAATAATTCTTGCAAACTAAAAGTGAAGGAAGCAGACGAAAAAGAAAAAATTGAAAATGGCAAGGTTTATCTTGCTCCACCAAACTATCATTTCTTGGTAGAAGAGGATTTTACAATTTCTTTATCAACAGAAGAAAGGGTAAATTATGCTCGCCCATCGATAAATGTTCTTTTCGAATCGGCAGCTATTGCATACAAAAATTCCCTTATCGGAGTTATCCTCACCGGAGCAAACAACGATGGAAGCCAAGGTTTAAAAAGCATTAAAGATTATGGTGGATATGTGATTGTTCAAAATCCCAAAACTGCCGAAGTTGAGTCAATGCCAAAAGCTGCATTAAAAGCTACTAAAACTAATAATGTTTTCGAGCTTGAAAAAATTGCAGAAATTTTGATAAGCCTCAGCCAGATGAGTAAATAGACATATTGCAACTTACGAAATCGTCAATAATTGTAAGTTTGAAAATAGATGCAAAAAAATCTCAAATTGAAAAAGTATGGGAATGAGCCATTTAAACTGGCATTAATTCATGGTGGGCCTGGTGCAGCCGGATATATGATGGGAATTGGTAAAATTCTCTCGAAAAAAATCGGAATTATTGAACCTTTTCAAACCGAAACTTCTATTGATAAATTAGTTTTAGAACTTCGTAGATCTATCGAAAATTATTGTAAGATTCCTGTAATTTTGCTTGGACATTCGTGGGGAGCATGGCTGTCGATGATTTTTGCAGCACAATTTCCGAAATATGTTGAGAAGCTAATTTTGGTAAGCACCGGGCCTTTCGAGAAAAAATACATGAACACTACTCAACATATCAGGTTTTCAAGGCTTTCGCCGAAAGATAAAACTGTGATTTTCATGCTTCAGGAAGAAATATTGAGAAGCTCAAATCCTGATTCTGTTTTTCTGAAAATTGGGAAAATCCTATCGAAGACCGATACATTTTCTGCAATTTCTACCGAAAATGAAATCGGCGAAATTGATTACAATATCTTCAAAAATGTGTGGGCAGAAGCCAACAATTTGCGATTGAAAGGTGAATTGATAGAATATATCAAAAAAATAAAATGTCCGGTTTCTGCAATTCACGGAAGTTATGACCCACATCCGGCAATAGGGGTTAAAGATCCACTTTCAAAATATTTAAACGATTTTCAGTTCTATGAATTAGAAAAATGTGGGCATTATCCTTGGAACGAAAAGTTTGCGGTGGATGAGTTTTTTGAGATTTTGGGGAAGGAAATTCCTTAATTCATTTATTCCACAACAATTTTCTCAACTAAAACATCATCCTCATTTCTGATTTTTAGAAAGTAGATTCCATTTTTTAATCCTGAAATATCGACTGAATGTTTGTGATTCTTTTCAGTTATTTTTGTTTCGACAAAATAAATACTTCTGCCGGAAATGTCAAATATTTCAATAAATGTAAAATTCGAATTTACTCCTAAATCAATAAATAAAATATCCTCGCAAGGATTTGGATAAACTTGATAATCTGAGTTTTCAATATTTGAAATATTTGTGGGATCACTAAAATATACAATCAAATTATTCACGATATTCCCAGCTAAATCTTCCACTCCATTGATAGTCATTGTGTAATTTCCTTCCGAGAGTGCTGATACAGTAAGAACAGCCATAGTATTATCGAAAGTGTGTAAGCTTGCATTTTCGACAGTAATATTATGATTTATTGAAAAATTTTCTGCTGCGACACTTGATCCGGCAATATCTTCATTGAAAGTTACATATATTACAGTCTCTGTAGCTATTGAAATATTACTAACAATTGGTGCATAAACGTCTTCAGGTTCCACAACATCATCGGCACTTCTTAGTTCAATTTTATACTCACCAAAATCGAAATTTAAAGGTCCGGTAATGTTATATATCTGACCAATAACATAGCTGTGGCTATAAATCGAAGAATTGTGTATAAGTGCATCGCCACTTCCATCGTTTACAAACCACATTCCATATGTTGTGTCTCGAACGCACATAGCATTTTCGAGTTGTACTAAAACGGCTTCGTATTGTTCGTCTTGCATGGCTCCGGTTTGTACTAACACTGCTTCGGGCAAGCTATTGTTCGCTGAAATATGATAGTATGCTGAAATGTTTTTCATTTCGGTAAGATCGTAATATTCATCAACCTCGGCTGTAATTATTATACTATCTCCAACTGTGGGGAAATGTCCTGAACTGTAAACATAAACTCCGTTCCATGCTCCACTTCCGTTTTGCAAAAAGAAATTTGAACCAAAAGCACCGGTAACTACGCCTGTTATTGAAACTGTTTGCCCTTGGTATGGCGAATTTGTTGTTTGTCCCTGAATGTCGTAAATGCTTGTAAGTGTGCCGGAAAAAGGCTCAGGAGCAACATCATAGTAGCCAAAAAAGTATTTTTCTTCTGTTCCGTCAGAGGCAACAATTTTATAGTAAACTCTGGTATTTTCGAGTTGACCGGGAATTTGCCCAGTATAAATATTTCCGCTTGCACTTAATGAAATTGTATTCGATAAACTGCTCCACGACAAGCCCCAGAAAAGAGTTGCAGAATTTATAGTTCCTCCACTATTATGAGAAATTTCAGATGAAATATTTACAATATCGTTCTCGATGGGATCGGCCGGATCGAGAATTAGGTTTGTAATAATTATTGGATTTGCTGAAACTCCATTCCATATATACTCAGCAAATTCAGGATAATCAATGAAAGGATTTCTGTTTCCTTGCCAGTCGAAAACTATATCGTTTCTGTTTTTTTCAAATTCGTCCGGTGGGTCTTGCAAATTCCATTGTAGCAATGTGGACAATT of Bacteroidota bacterium contains these proteins:
- a CDS encoding MATE family efflux transporter; the encoded protein is MVLEMIMESIFAVVDIKFVSELGADAVATVGITESLITIIYAISVGLSMATTALVSRRIGEKKNRDASIAAFQAILLGILFSSIIAIPGVIFSKQILELMGASTEIVENMSGYATIMLGGNGIIMLLFIINAIFRSSGDAAISMRVLWLANILNLILDPLLIFGIGPFPELGVKGAAIATNIGRGTAVIFQFYLLFSGKHRIKLDLSILKIDFKVIRKLIKISYGGIFQYLIATSSWIGLVRIISIFGSEIVAGYTIAIRIIIFSLLPSWGISNAAATLVGQNLGANKPDRAEKSVWITGKINMIIMGIMGIIFVIFPDFFVKLFIDDPVVVSSGSSCLRIVSFGFIAYGLGMVLANAFNGAGDTITPTKINFISFWIIEIPIAYILSLPFGMREEGVFLSIIIAEIVMTILAAYLFKQGKWKLKIV
- a CDS encoding T9SS type A sorting domain-containing protein codes for the protein MKKSISLLVCFLALQTVVFAQPANYYNGTETLDGANLKTALHNIIDGHTAFEYGTVKQILKSSDEDPNNSDNIILVYTGWSIPKSDFASNLDSLNYWNREHVWAKSHGDFGTDMGPGTDAHGIKPVDATVNSARSYLDFDEGGTEYYDAGVPTGSYKDNDSWEPRDEDKGDIARIIFYMATRYEGTNGELDLEVVDAVNTYPAPEHGKLSTLLQWNLQDPPDEFEKNRNDIVFDWQGNRNPFIDYPEFAEYIWNGVSANPIIITNLILDPADPIENDIVNISSEISHNSGGTINSATLFWGLSWSSLSNTISLSASGNIYTGQIPGQLENTRVYYKIVASDGTEEKYFFGYYDVAPEPFSGTLTSIYDIQGQTTNSPYQGQTVSITGVVTGAFGSNFFLQNGSGAWNGVYVYSSGHFPTVGDSIIITAEVDEYYDLTEMKNISAYYHISANNSLPEAVLVQTGAMQDEQYEAVLVQLENAMCVRDTTYGMWFVNDGSGDALIHNSSIYSHSYVIGQIYNITGPLNFDFGEYKIELRSADDVVEPEDVYAPIVSNISIATETVIYVTFNEDIAGSSVAAENFSINHNITVENASLHTFDNTMAVLTVSALSEGNYTMTINGVEDLAGNIVNNLIVYFSDPTNISNIENSDYQVYPNPCEDILFIDLGVNSNFTFIEIFDISGRSIYFVETKITEKNHKHSVDISGLKNGIYFLKIRNEDDVLVEKIVVE
- the rnhA gene encoding ribonuclease HI, producing the protein MPEIVIYTDGAARGNPGPGGYGIVLKSGKHRKELSQGFKHTTNNRMELLAVIVALEQLKVEKSKVKIYTDSRYVVDAVEKSWVFQWEKKRFKNKKNPDLWQRFLEIYPKHNVKFFWVKGHSNNVENEKCDRLAVEASYKADLLEDIGYINSQSPDANLKLGI
- a CDS encoding alpha/beta hydrolase, encoding MKKYGNEPFKLALIHGGPGAAGYMMGIGKILSKKIGIIEPFQTETSIDKLVLELRRSIENYCKIPVILLGHSWGAWLSMIFAAQFPKYVEKLILVSTGPFEKKYMNTTQHIRFSRLSPKDKTVIFMLQEEILRSSNPDSVFLKIGKILSKTDTFSAISTENEIGEIDYNIFKNVWAEANNLRLKGELIEYIKKIKCPVSAIHGSYDPHPAIGVKDPLSKYLNDFQFYELEKCGHYPWNEKFAVDEFFEILGKEIP
- a CDS encoding MarC family protein, coding for MKINFVEIFAAFMVLFAVIDIIGSIPIILGIKEKSGEIKSEKASITAFIIMFLFLFIGEPLLNIFGVDISSFAIAGAIVLFLLSMEMVLGIELFKNDESGGNSIVPIAFPLVAGAGSITSLLSLKAEYQTINIAIALTLNLILVYVVLKSTKWFERILGKEGIHILRKVFGIILLAIAIKLFISNTGINISN
- a CDS encoding protein-glutamate O-methyltransferase CheR, whose protein sequence is MTLEKLENEKIEINLLLEAIFLKYGYDFRNYGKAHIRRRIMHRLSISGIPNVFELLKKVLYDVAFFNKFLMDFSINVTEMFRDPLFYKSVRKEVIPILKTYPFLKIWHAGCSSGEEVYSMAILLQEEGLLEKTQIYATDFNQSILQKAKDGIYPIKYLKEYTSNYQNAGGLASFSDYYNANYDSAIFHNSLKKNIVFADHNLVFDGVFGEMNMIVCRNVLIYFDKVLQNKVIKLFKESLIPGGVLCLGSKESLKFSEQYYSFEPLFEKEKIYRKVYKK
- a CDS encoding shikimate dehydrogenase encodes the protein MKTYGLIGKNLSHSFSKPFFEKKFENESIIDSEYLNFTLSKIEELPNLISSLPDLCGLNVTIPYKEEVIKYLDKLDQTALEIGAVNTIKIHRTKNRTELVGFNTDIFGFENSIKSHINSKIKKALVLGMGGAAKSVAYVLKKFSIDIIFVSRNANSKNCISFENLSQEDIQKSQLIINTTPIGMFPDCENFLKIPYQFIGKEQLVFDLIYNPSETMFLKFSKQNKAKTINGLKMLELQAEESWKIFQQPLEKNYTFGK
- a CDS encoding adenosine kinase, whose protein sequence is MKKVLGMGNALVDIMTSLNNDELLEQLNLAKGSMQLADKEFINRVVSCTQNLEKRQSSGGSAANTIHGLAKLGVETGFVGKIGNDNFGNFFKEDLENSGINPKLYKSQNESGIAIALVSPDSERTFATFLGAAIELSADDIKKETFEGFDYFHIEGYLVQNHDLLNKAVKLAKENNLIVSIDMASFNVVEENLEFLKSLVKNYVDIVFANEEEAKAFTGKEPKDAVNEISEYCDIAIVKIGKHGSLIKTKNETYKIDVIEANSIDTTGAGDLYAAGFLYGLINNFAMQKCGNFGSILSGKVIEVIGAKMNNQKWKDIKELIENA
- a CDS encoding chemotaxis protein CheB translates to MKKKRKYEAIVIGVSAGGMAALNTIMPALPKNFSIPILIVQHISPRSENYLVHILNNSCKLKVKEADEKEKIENGKVYLAPPNYHFLVEEDFTISLSTEERVNYARPSINVLFESAAIAYKNSLIGVILTGANNDGSQGLKSIKDYGGYVIVQNPKTAEVESMPKAALKATKTNNVFELEKIAEILISLSQMSK
- a CDS encoding S46 family peptidase, with the protein product MKKVIILVISFLMTINMSRADEGMWLLSLLNKMNLQTKGLKLSPEQIYSINNSSLKDAVVGLGNEGNPFGFYCTGEIVSGKGLILTNHHCGFSSIQSHSTPEHDYLADGFWARSIEEELINESTTASILIRIEDVTEQIASELKDDMTEKERRKVISEIAGKIEEEATKDTEYGSSVKSMFGGNQFFLFVYETFLDVRLVGAPPSSIGKFGGDTDNWMWPRHTGDFSMFRIYTGPEGKPAKYAKENIPLKPRHSFPISLKGIEENDFAMVMGFPGSTDRYLTSYGISEALDITNPTRIKIRDKKLKIMKEGIDASQKTRIQYAAKYAQTANYWKYFIGQSQGLKRLKVLEQKQELENKIASWINADQKRKEKYGEAIKLIEEAYNLRKEYAKTNAFYGESVFQGAEILLFSYQSKGILKVLENSKDDQAAIDEVLKGMQETTADYFKDYNASIDQKLLAEMMTMFVAEIPVAHQPDMLIEINKKFKGDFDKFAKKVFEKSVFADQARMGAFLKNPKAKQIEKDMAYKLVNSFIKKYMDLRGKQGKFSTTLNKGNRLFIAALLEMDKNNINDYYPNANSTIRLTYGTVGDYIPRDAVHYDYYTTLKGYIEKEDPSTTEFVVPEKLKELYYKKDFGKYAMKNGEMPVCFTTNNDITGGNSGSPVLNADGELIGIAFDGNWEAMSGDIEFEDQLQKCINVDIRYVMFVIDKYAGAKNLIKEMKLVEKKRVPIKHSLPVGM